A single Armatimonadota bacterium DNA region contains:
- a CDS encoding site-2 protease family protein, producing MSELTYFVINFAVVILSITIHEYAHAKSADAAGDPTPRAHGRVTLNPVSHFDPLGFMMILMTSFAGFGFGWGKPVPVNPGRMKNPRTDNIVVTAWGPFSNLLIAIVCALVFRAFPSGSLAIETALVVAVYINLSLCVFNLIPLFPLDGSHIFAGLFLRDWTDFRYWNWQRQFGPLLLMASIAILPIVTGISPIRMIIRPAVTAIAKFLFGVGL from the coding sequence ATGAGCGAGTTGACCTACTTTGTCATCAATTTTGCCGTCGTGATCCTCAGCATCACAATCCACGAGTATGCCCATGCCAAATCGGCCGATGCCGCGGGCGACCCGACGCCGCGAGCGCACGGACGAGTAACGCTGAATCCAGTTTCTCACTTCGACCCGCTTGGATTTATGATGATTCTGATGACCAGTTTTGCCGGCTTCGGCTTTGGCTGGGGTAAACCGGTGCCCGTCAACCCTGGGCGCATGAAGAACCCTCGAACGGACAACATCGTTGTAACCGCATGGGGGCCGTTCTCCAATCTGCTCATCGCCATCGTCTGCGCCTTGGTTTTTCGCGCTTTTCCGTCAGGATCGCTTGCCATAGAAACGGCGCTGGTCGTTGCGGTCTATATCAATCTAAGCCTCTGCGTCTTCAACCTGATCCCCCTCTTTCCACTGGACGGCTCGCACATCTTTGCCGGGCTGTTCCTTCGCGATTGGACCGACTTTCGATATTGGAACTGGCAACGGCAGTTCGGACCGTTGCTACTGATGGCCTCGATCGCTATCTTGCCCATTGTAACCGGAATAAGCCCTATCCGCATGATCATCCGACCGGCAGTTACCGCGATCGCCAAGTTTCTCTTTGGCGTTGGGCTATAG
- the trpS gene encoding tryptophan--tRNA ligase has translation MSKPRLLSGMQPTGRALHLGNYEGALKNWVRLQDEYELFCCIVDWHALTTMAEETASIADDSRQIAIDYLSAGLDPDKCAIFIQSHVKEHAELHLLLSMVTPLGWLERVPTWKEKREQLHIVSPSYGLLGYPVLQAADILLYRPKGVPVGKDQSAHLELTREICRRFNHLYGEVFPEPETILTEVPILPGIDGRKMSKSYDNAIYLIDSEETVNERVRQMFTDPEKIKLKDPGHPERCPVFALHQIYNAEAAPIVERECRGGDRGCVACKRELAEAINRALEPIRQRRAEYEAHPEKVEAILEQGAAKARKVAQETMDLARAAIGLR, from the coding sequence ATGTCTAAACCGCGCCTTCTAAGCGGCATGCAACCCACAGGCAGAGCGCTCCATCTGGGCAATTACGAAGGGGCGCTGAAGAACTGGGTGCGCCTGCAAGACGAGTACGAACTGTTCTGCTGCATCGTCGATTGGCACGCCTTGACGACGATGGCGGAAGAGACTGCCTCTATCGCAGACGACAGCCGCCAAATAGCGATCGACTACCTATCTGCAGGCTTAGACCCCGACAAGTGCGCGATCTTCATCCAATCTCACGTCAAAGAGCACGCCGAACTGCATCTTCTGCTCTCAATGGTTACGCCTCTGGGCTGGCTGGAGCGCGTACCGACATGGAAAGAGAAGCGCGAGCAGCTTCACATCGTAAGCCCTTCCTACGGTTTGCTCGGTTATCCGGTGCTTCAAGCCGCCGACATTCTCCTTTATCGTCCAAAAGGCGTGCCGGTCGGAAAAGACCAGTCGGCTCATTTGGAGTTGACCCGCGAGATATGCCGCCGATTTAACCATCTTTATGGTGAAGTGTTCCCAGAGCCAGAGACCATCCTGACCGAGGTGCCGATCCTGCCCGGCATCGATGGGCGCAAAATGAGCAAATCGTACGACAACGCGATCTATCTGATCGATAGCGAGGAGACGGTCAACGAGCGCGTTCGCCAGATGTTCACCGATCCCGAAAAGATCAAACTGAAAGACCCCGGCCACCCCGAACGCTGTCCCGTTTTCGCGCTCCATCAGATTTACAACGCTGAAGCCGCGCCGATCGTGGAAAGAGAGTGTCGCGGAGGCGATAGGGGATGCGTGGCCTGCAAGCGAGAACTGGCCGAGGCGATCAATCGTGCGCTAGAGCCTATTCGCCAGCGACGCGCCGAATACGAAGCCCATCCCGAAAAGGTCGAAGCCATACTGGAGCAAGGCGCGGCAAAGGCGCGCAAAGTCGCGCAAGAAACGATGGACTTAGCGCGTGCGGCCATCGGACTGCGCTAA
- a CDS encoding XdhC family protein, with translation MKARDNLYRQAVDLIQDQKPFVMAVVVAKSGSTPQAPGAKGLFALDGRVFGTIGGGCLEAECRRIGLELSSDDPPRQIELQLDGDFGWDDGLICGGRAHILIDPAPQKHLEAFTKAVEATHPGALIWRMEEGELTVEWLQQPEAGIAFDALFDRRERYEARPDGFVYAEPVLPRERLVIFGAGHVGAAIARFASLLDFEVIITDDRPTFASSERLPFADRVILGDPVETAKSLQYDPDTFVTLVTRGHRNDAQVLRELIHHPVAYLGMIGSRRKAEVMKRRFLEEGVCDEAAFDRVRSPMGLDIGSETVEEIALSIVAELAQVRASRRSPRRAYARPIKP, from the coding sequence GTGAAGGCGCGGGACAATCTTTATCGCCAGGCGGTCGATCTCATTCAGGATCAAAAGCCCTTTGTGATGGCGGTGGTCGTGGCCAAGTCGGGCTCGACGCCGCAGGCGCCCGGCGCAAAGGGGCTGTTCGCTCTTGACGGGCGCGTGTTCGGCACCATTGGCGGCGGATGCCTGGAGGCCGAATGCCGGCGCATCGGGCTGGAGCTTTCTTCAGACGATCCGCCGAGACAAATCGAGCTTCAGTTGGACGGCGACTTTGGTTGGGACGACGGCCTGATCTGCGGCGGACGCGCGCACATCTTGATCGATCCAGCCCCGCAGAAGCATCTTGAAGCCTTCACCAAGGCGGTCGAGGCGACCCATCCCGGCGCATTGATTTGGCGGATGGAAGAGGGCGAACTCACAGTCGAGTGGCTCCAGCAGCCCGAAGCGGGCATCGCATTCGATGCGCTTTTCGACCGACGAGAGCGGTACGAGGCGCGCCCCGACGGCTTCGTCTATGCCGAGCCCGTTTTGCCGCGAGAGAGGCTCGTTATCTTTGGCGCCGGGCATGTGGGCGCGGCCATTGCTCGGTTCGCTTCCCTGCTCGATTTTGAGGTGATCATCACGGACGACCGACCAACGTTCGCCTCTTCGGAGCGTCTGCCGTTCGCCGACCGAGTGATCTTAGGCGATCCGGTCGAGACGGCAAAGTCGCTTCAGTACGACCCGGATACCTTCGTAACGCTGGTTACACGAGGACACCGGAACGATGCGCAAGTACTGCGAGAGCTCATTCACCACCCGGTCGCCTATTTGGGCATGATCGGCAGTCGGCGCAAAGCCGAGGTGATGAAACGGAGGTTCTTGGAAGAGGGGGTCTGCGACGAAGCGGCTTTTGACCGGGTGCGCTCCCCGATGGGACTGGACATTGGATCAGAAACCGTTGAAGAGATCGCGCTTTCGATAGTCGCCGAATTGGCTCAAGTAAGGGCCTCGCGCCGCTCGCCGCGCCGCGCCTATGCCAGGCCGATCAAACCATGA
- a CDS encoding carbohydrate ABC transporter permease, translated as MKIVKSAASYIVAFTILALFMLPLVWVVLTSFKTRVQVFDNPLKVFFTPTLDNYRAVFASEFMSNMANSFVIAGLSALFSLAVAAPCAFAFSRYPRALPRSDNALFWVLSLRMLPPIAVVVPYYLALRSLGLLDTHLALIVIYSVFNISFAVWLLKGFFDEIPPEIEEAAKVEGWRPLQVFLRVSLPLARSGLVAAGLFCLIQSLNEFLLALLLTSSKAATGPVAISNFQRFFGVDWGQMSAAAVIFMAPPLIFAFLVRNHLVRGMSFGAR; from the coding sequence ATGAAGATTGTCAAAAGCGCGGCTTCCTACATTGTCGCATTCACTATTCTGGCGCTGTTCATGCTCCCCTTAGTCTGGGTCGTGCTGACTTCGTTTAAGACTCGCGTGCAGGTTTTCGACAACCCTCTCAAGGTGTTCTTTACGCCGACGCTGGACAACTATCGCGCTGTGTTCGCCTCGGAGTTCATGAGCAACATGGCCAATAGCTTCGTCATCGCGGGGCTCAGCGCGCTGTTCTCGCTGGCGGTGGCGGCGCCCTGCGCGTTTGCGTTCAGCCGTTATCCTCGAGCATTGCCACGGTCTGACAACGCGCTTTTTTGGGTGCTTTCGTTGCGCATGTTGCCGCCCATCGCGGTCGTCGTGCCTTACTATCTTGCGCTACGATCGTTGGGGTTGTTGGACACTCATTTGGCGCTGATCGTGATCTATTCGGTCTTCAACATTTCCTTTGCGGTGTGGCTTCTGAAGGGTTTTTTCGATGAAATACCGCCCGAGATCGAGGAAGCGGCGAAGGTGGAGGGTTGGCGGCCGTTGCAGGTTTTTTTGCGCGTCAGTTTGCCCTTGGCACGCAGCGGTTTGGTGGCAGCTGGGCTATTTTGTTTGATACAGAGCCTCAACGAGTTTCTCTTGGCGCTCTTGCTCACATCGAGCAAGGCGGCCACGGGGCCGGTGGCCATCAGCAACTTTCAGCGCTTTTTTGGGGTCGATTGGGGTCAGATGTCGGCCGCGGCGGTGATCTTTATGGCGCCGCCGCTGATCTTTGCGTTCTTGGTGCGCAATCACTTGGTGCGCGGCATGAGCTTTGGCGCCCGTTAG